A portion of the Candidatus Pristimantibacillus lignocellulolyticus genome contains these proteins:
- a CDS encoding zinc ribbon domain-containing protein, with protein MWYRSNRKGYLCGSYSKHGRIACSHHFVREVHLEEVILTRLNKAAERLKNVDHNSERSVLTTETLKQLHKSIKEVEQSLLEITTKKRKYLTLLSEDVLTHPEYREAMDSLHEATLHLNIKRSELNRSLQLIKSNVNSHVHAFLEQAPFKKVTKKQLATFVKRIEVNETGEFIT; from the coding sequence ATGTGGTATCGCTCTAATCGTAAAGGCTACTTATGTGGTTCGTATTCGAAGCATGGACGGATTGCTTGCTCTCATCACTTTGTCCGTGAAGTGCATCTCGAAGAAGTAATTTTAACTAGGCTAAATAAAGCAGCCGAACGTCTCAAGAATGTTGACCATAATAGTGAACGAAGCGTGCTGACAACGGAAACCTTAAAGCAATTGCATAAGAGCATAAAAGAGGTTGAACAATCCCTGCTCGAAATAACAACAAAAAAGAGAAAGTACTTGACATTACTTTCTGAAGATGTACTGACGCATCCTGAGTATCGAGAAGCGATGGATAGCTTACATGAAGCGACATTACATTTAAACATAAAAAGGAGTGAGCTAAATCGCTCACTCCAACTGATTAAATCTAATGTAAATTCTCATGTTCATGCTTTTCTAGAGCAGGCACCTTTTAAGAAAGTAACCAAAAAGCAGTTAGCTACTTTTGTAAAGCGGATTGAAGTAAATGAAACAGGTGAGTTTATTACATAG
- a CDS encoding inorganic phosphate transporter, giving the protein MEIYVLVSVVFLALAFDFINGFHDTANAIATSISTRAIKPRVAILMAASMNFIGAMTFTGVAKTIGGSVADPTKLEFGVEIVICALIGAIIWNLVTWWFGIPSSSSHALIGALAGAVIAGAGFNSLNMAGFLDILKALILSPLIAFTIGFIIMFLLKRIFARSNPHNINKGFRSAQVVTAMFQSFAHGTNDAQKAMGIIVFALVAAGVQDTTDVPLWVKISAATAMALGTSVGGWKIIKTMGTKIFKIEPINGFAADMGSAMVILTATFLHLPVSTTHVITSSLLGVGSAKRVSGVKWGVAGKIVIAWFITIPITALLSMVIFWIYDLLFL; this is encoded by the coding sequence ATGGAAATATACGTATTAGTGAGTGTTGTATTTTTGGCTTTAGCATTTGATTTTATAAATGGATTCCACGATACAGCGAATGCCATTGCAACTTCAATCTCTACTCGTGCTATTAAGCCGCGTGTTGCCATTCTAATGGCAGCAAGTATGAACTTCATAGGTGCTATGACGTTTACAGGAGTAGCAAAAACAATCGGCGGTAGTGTTGCTGATCCAACAAAACTAGAATTTGGTGTTGAAATCGTTATCTGTGCGCTAATAGGTGCAATTATTTGGAACTTAGTAACATGGTGGTTTGGAATTCCTTCCTCATCTTCTCATGCGCTAATTGGGGCACTAGCAGGCGCAGTAATCGCAGGTGCAGGTTTCAATAGTTTAAATATGGCAGGATTTTTAGATATTTTGAAAGCATTAATTCTGTCTCCACTTATTGCTTTTACTATAGGTTTCATCATAATGTTTCTACTTAAGAGAATATTTGCAAGATCTAACCCGCATAATATTAACAAGGGTTTTCGCTCGGCGCAAGTCGTTACAGCAATGTTCCAATCATTCGCACATGGTACGAATGATGCACAAAAAGCAATGGGGATTATCGTATTTGCTCTAGTTGCAGCAGGTGTTCAAGATACTACAGACGTGCCACTATGGGTTAAAATCTCTGCTGCAACGGCAATGGCATTAGGGACTTCCGTAGGTGGTTGGAAAATTATTAAAACAATGGGTACAAAAATTTTCAAAATCGAACCTATTAACGGCTTTGCTGCGGATATGGGTTCTGCAATGGTTATTCTTACAGCAACATTCTTACATCTTCCTGTAAGTACAACTCATGTTATTACTTCATCACTTCTTGGTGTTGGTAGTGCTAAGCGTGTTTCAGGAGTGAAGTGGGGCGTAGCGGGTAAAATCGTTATTGCTTGGTTTATTACCATTCCGATTACGGCGTTGTTGTCGATGGTTATCTTCTGGATCTATGATTTGTTATTCCTGTAA
- a CDS encoding site-specific integrase, with the protein MKGVVIVKHPKTRNSIRKVALPNSMLVEMKEYYAFRLNERKEMIDEWQGGNWFFMFSHSNGHPFHHERPYLWFRQFIKKNDFRYIRFHDLRHTSATILINQGVHAKIISERLGHGDISTTMNIYGHALRSADQAAADKFESLFKNKPSE; encoded by the coding sequence GTGAAAGGAGTAGTAATCGTTAAGCATCCAAAAACAAGAAATTCCATCCGAAAAGTTGCTTTACCGAATTCAATGCTTGTGGAAATGAAAGAGTACTACGCTTTTCGATTAAATGAGCGCAAAGAAATGATTGACGAATGGCAAGGCGGAAATTGGTTCTTCATGTTCTCCCATTCCAATGGACATCCTTTCCATCATGAGCGACCTTATCTTTGGTTTAGACAATTCATTAAGAAAAATGATTTCAGATATATCCGATTTCATGACCTGCGGCACACCTCGGCTACAATCTTGATTAATCAGGGAGTTCACGCTAAGATCATCTCTGAGCGCTTAGGTCATGGAGATATTTCCACAACGATGAACATATACGGTCATGCATTGAGATCAGCTGATCAAGCTGCTGCTGATAAATTTGAATCGTTATTTAAAAACAAACCTTCTGAATGA
- a CDS encoding endospore germination permease, whose protein sequence is MDHQRGNITIWLSISIIILSAGIVAHVMSIPVVLNVAGRDSWVSVIIAAPFFIIWFLIYNYLIKQLNGQSYIEWTKQHWGNLASWIVKLILAFILFFSAFYSLLDTMMWAVTTYMVQTPFIVVSLFATVICVLIAYCGLQSIAIVASLLLPVVMFLGYFVASANMKHKDWDLLFPIFDKGYVPAISGSLYVISALMEIWVIMLYSHHIKQKMKWWQTVILALFLLMMVMGPTTGGITEFGPDEASKQRHTAFDQWKILSLGEFLQHVDFLSIYQWLSGSIVRISISMYLMVDLFQIRKNNYRLLFLSLAGVVMIALMYLPWREDTMLSLLQHIYFPGILIFVVLFTLLIGVSIYIIHAKERRNNEGSTS, encoded by the coding sequence TTGGATCATCAAAGGGGAAACATTACAATATGGCTATCTATTTCTATCATCATCTTGAGTGCTGGTATTGTTGCTCATGTTATGTCAATACCTGTAGTTCTCAATGTAGCTGGTCGTGATTCTTGGGTTTCAGTCATTATTGCTGCTCCATTTTTTATTATCTGGTTTTTGATCTATAACTATCTTATCAAACAATTAAATGGTCAATCCTATATTGAGTGGACCAAACAACATTGGGGTAACTTAGCTAGCTGGATCGTTAAATTAATATTAGCTTTTATATTGTTTTTTTCAGCGTTTTATAGCCTACTAGATACCATGATGTGGGCAGTAACTACATATATGGTACAGACCCCTTTCATTGTTGTTTCTTTGTTTGCAACTGTTATTTGCGTATTAATTGCCTACTGTGGCCTACAATCGATTGCCATTGTTGCGTCATTATTACTACCTGTCGTTATGTTCCTTGGATATTTTGTTGCTTCAGCTAATATGAAACATAAAGATTGGGATTTGCTTTTCCCGATCTTTGACAAGGGGTATGTTCCAGCTATTAGTGGAAGCTTGTACGTCATCTCGGCGTTAATGGAAATTTGGGTTATTATGCTTTACTCTCACCATATTAAGCAGAAGATGAAATGGTGGCAAACAGTAATACTGGCGCTCTTTTTGTTAATGATGGTCATGGGACCAACAACAGGTGGCATAACCGAATTTGGTCCTGATGAAGCTTCTAAACAAAGACACACAGCCTTTGATCAATGGAAAATATTATCTTTAGGTGAATTTCTACAACATGTTGATTTTCTATCTATTTATCAATGGCTTTCAGGTTCGATTGTACGCATATCGATCTCCATGTATCTGATGGTTGACTTGTTTCAAATCAGAAAAAATAACTATAGATTATTATTTCTGAGCTTAGCTGGAGTAGTTATGATTGCTCTCATGTATTTACCTTGGAGAGAAGATACAATGCTGAGTCTGTTACAACATATTTACTTTCCAGGCATACTAATATTCGTTGTGCTATTTACCCTTCTTATTGGAGTTTCTATATATATTATTCATGCAAAGGAGCGACGTAACAATGAAGGATCAACAAGTTGA
- a CDS encoding diacylglycerol kinase, whose amino-acid sequence MKRARLIYNPTSGREEMRRRLPDILQKLDEGGIEVTCHATTGEGDATLEVERLLERGGYDLIIAAGGDGTLYEVINGLAGKENRLPLGIVPVGTTNDFARAMGIPKHWEYACELIINQYSVPIDVGKANERYFINIAGGGFLTELSYDVPIKLKTMIGQLAYYLKGMEKMVHLRPTELTFEAEGVGTFTGEFMLFLICNSNSVGGFERLAPDSKLDDGLFDVLLIRKCNLAEFIRLVSLALRGEHFGDNHVEHFRTNRLTVESPDKVQLNLDGEYGGTLPGTFEILPSHIEIYKDETGISTYS is encoded by the coding sequence ATGAAGAGAGCTAGATTAATCTATAATCCTACGTCGGGTAGAGAAGAAATGCGACGCAGATTACCAGATATATTGCAAAAACTTGATGAAGGCGGCATCGAGGTTACTTGTCATGCAACGACTGGTGAAGGTGATGCAACTTTAGAAGTGGAACGGTTATTAGAACGTGGTGGCTACGATCTAATTATTGCAGCAGGTGGCGATGGTACGCTTTATGAAGTGATTAATGGGTTAGCAGGCAAGGAAAATAGGTTACCGCTTGGCATTGTGCCAGTAGGTACAACGAATGACTTCGCCCGTGCAATGGGGATTCCGAAGCATTGGGAATATGCATGTGAACTTATTATTAATCAATATTCTGTGCCAATTGATGTAGGAAAAGCCAATGAACGCTACTTTATTAATATCGCAGGTGGAGGTTTCTTAACGGAACTCTCCTATGATGTGCCGATAAAGTTGAAAACGATGATCGGACAGTTAGCGTATTACTTGAAGGGCATGGAGAAGATGGTACATCTACGTCCGACAGAGTTAACTTTTGAAGCGGAAGGTGTAGGTACATTTACTGGCGAGTTCATGTTGTTCTTAATATGCAACAGTAATTCAGTAGGTGGGTTTGAGCGATTAGCACCTGATTCCAAGCTTGATGATGGTTTGTTTGATGTATTACTCATTCGTAAATGTAATCTGGCAGAATTTATCCGTTTAGTATCATTGGCTTTGCGTGGTGAGCATTTTGGTGATAATCATGTTGAGCATTTTAGGACAAACCGCCTAACAGTAGAATCACCAGATAAGGTACAATTGAATTTGGATGGAGAATACGGCGGAACATTGCCAGGAACATTTGAAATACTGCCGTCTCATATTGAGATATATAAAGACGAGACAGGCATATCAACATACAGCTAA
- a CDS encoding YerC/YecD family TrpR-related protein, which translates to MQLKKLNDKSIDQLFEAILTLKDVEECYIFFEDLCTVNEIQSLSQRLEVARMLGNGNTYNQIESETGASTATISRVKRCLNYGNDGYKLALDRLEK; encoded by the coding sequence TTGCAATTAAAAAAATTGAACGATAAATCAATAGATCAATTATTCGAAGCTATTCTAACATTGAAGGATGTTGAAGAATGTTATATTTTCTTCGAGGATTTGTGTACAGTAAATGAAATTCAATCGTTATCACAACGACTAGAAGTAGCTCGTATGCTTGGTAATGGAAATACATATAATCAGATTGAGTCTGAGACTGGTGCGAGTACAGCTACCATTTCTCGAGTTAAACGTTGCCTGAATTATGGTAACGATGGTTATAAATTAGCATTAGATCGTCTTGAGAAATAG
- the rlmD gene encoding 23S rRNA (uracil(1939)-C(5))-methyltransferase RlmD, with protein sequence MSTLHEKNETVQADIIGITHDGEGVGRTSAGYTLFIPNTLPGEQVEAKILKSKKQYGYAKVTAFKNVSEQRVEPPCPIYKECGGCQLQHFDYEGQLVWKRQHVIDSLTRIGKLQVTGEQQVGAEGDATSTEHQVIVHPTVGMDNPWRYRNKAAVPIGRGESSEELVGGFYAKGSHRIVDMKDCMIQKERNDEVIHQVKEIARELRVLPYDEETGTGILRHVVTRIGVVTGEVMVVLITNTSRIARQPEWIEHIRKRIPNVKSIVHNVNDKVTNAIFGETTKVIWGSEVIYDELDGIRFAISARSFYQVNPEQTISLYRKAVEYAGLTGKEQVIDAYCGIGTISLFLARNAGHVYGVEIVPEAIEDAKRNAKLNGLENTTFEAGPAEIVIPRWKKKGMKADVIVVDPPRKGCDAELLDTILAIRPERVVYVSCNPSTLARDLRLLEDGGYRTMEVTPVDMFPHTGHVEVVTWLERV encoded by the coding sequence TTGTCAACGTTACATGAGAAGAATGAAACGGTGCAAGCAGATATCATTGGAATAACTCATGATGGAGAAGGTGTTGGACGTACAAGTGCGGGATATACATTGTTCATTCCTAACACATTGCCAGGTGAGCAAGTTGAAGCGAAGATATTGAAGTCCAAAAAGCAGTACGGCTATGCTAAAGTGACAGCTTTCAAAAATGTAAGTGAGCAACGTGTAGAACCACCTTGTCCAATCTATAAAGAATGCGGTGGTTGTCAGCTACAGCATTTTGATTATGAAGGTCAGTTAGTGTGGAAACGTCAGCATGTTATCGATAGTTTAACTCGTATTGGTAAGCTACAAGTAACGGGAGAACAACAAGTTGGCGCGGAAGGCGATGCAACGTCTACAGAACATCAAGTGATTGTACATCCAACGGTAGGTATGGATAATCCTTGGCGTTATCGTAATAAGGCTGCTGTGCCAATTGGTAGAGGCGAGAGTAGTGAAGAGCTAGTCGGTGGTTTCTATGCTAAGGGTAGTCATCGTATTGTCGATATGAAAGATTGTATGATTCAGAAGGAACGTAATGATGAAGTCATACATCAAGTGAAGGAAATTGCTCGAGAATTGCGAGTGTTGCCATATGATGAAGAGACGGGAACAGGTATATTGCGTCATGTTGTAACACGTATCGGCGTAGTTACTGGTGAGGTAATGGTTGTACTTATTACGAATACTTCTCGTATTGCACGTCAACCTGAATGGATTGAACATATTCGTAAACGTATTCCGAATGTGAAGAGTATCGTCCACAATGTGAATGATAAAGTTACGAATGCGATCTTCGGTGAAACGACGAAAGTGATCTGGGGTAGCGAAGTCATTTATGATGAGTTAGATGGTATTCGCTTTGCAATCTCAGCTAGATCATTCTATCAAGTGAATCCTGAACAGACGATTTCTCTATATCGTAAAGCAGTTGAATATGCGGGATTAACAGGTAAAGAGCAAGTGATCGATGCATATTGTGGAATTGGTACCATCTCGTTGTTCCTAGCTCGTAATGCTGGTCATGTGTACGGTGTAGAAATCGTGCCTGAAGCGATTGAAGATGCTAAGCGTAATGCGAAGTTGAATGGACTAGAAAATACTACGTTTGAAGCGGGACCTGCAGAGATCGTCATTCCAAGATGGAAGAAAAAAGGGATGAAAGCAGATGTTATCGTAGTCGATCCACCTCGTAAAGGCTGTGATGCAGAGCTACTAGATACGATTCTTGCAATTCGTCCTGAGCGTGTAGTGTATGTAAGTTGTAATCCATCAACGTTGGCGAGGGATTTGAGATTGCTCGAAGATGGTGGCTATAGAACGATGGAAGTAACACCAGTAGACATGTTCCCGCATACGGGGCATGTTGAAGTAGTTACGTGGTTGGAGAGAGTGTAG
- a CDS encoding DUF47 family protein, giving the protein MFKKPKKDIFFSTFEEMADTIVEAAEYFAKGVTDLSDVETFVKRMKDYEGQCDQYTHTILSELNKVFMTPIEREDIMALTTSLDDVMDGLEATSTRFLMYHITEKDDHITAFADILVRSAHQIKSAINLLSVKKLLPIREHNIAIHGLENEGDDLLRVSVTQLFANVKDPIELIKRKEVYERLEQTTDCCEDVANTLETIVMRNS; this is encoded by the coding sequence ATGTTTAAGAAACCGAAAAAAGATATTTTCTTTAGTACTTTCGAAGAAATGGCTGATACTATAGTTGAAGCAGCGGAATATTTCGCGAAAGGTGTTACTGATCTTTCTGACGTAGAGACATTTGTAAAGCGTATGAAAGATTATGAAGGCCAATGTGATCAATATACACATACGATTCTAAGTGAACTTAATAAAGTGTTTATGACACCAATTGAGCGCGAAGATATTATGGCTTTGACAACTTCCCTGGATGATGTGATGGACGGTCTTGAAGCAACAAGCACACGTTTCTTAATGTATCATATCACTGAAAAAGATGATCATATAACAGCATTTGCTGATATTCTTGTTCGCTCTGCACATCAAATCAAGAGCGCTATTAATTTACTTTCTGTTAAGAAACTTCTTCCAATCCGTGAACATAACATTGCGATTCATGGTCTTGAAAATGAAGGTGACGATTTGCTTCGCGTAAGTGTAACTCAATTATTTGCAAATGTTAAGGATCCGATCGAGCTAATTAAGCGTAAGGAAGTCTATGAGCGTCTTGAGCAAACAACTGACTGCTGTGAAGATGTAGCAAATACACTTGAAACTATCGTGATGCGTAACAGCTAA
- a CDS encoding Ig-like domain-containing protein has protein sequence MKNKFIYLLSLAVMLSIITVACAKPLLTEKQSTKFTSPTKNETLSEKVVSNNDNSLKVLGMMPQDDEVNMRAKSFIVIIFNKELLLKDSELISVTSNGTVIETMKAVEGNKLLIDPTTSLGSSASYKVTVKRESVSSKANEYLEQDYENFFTTELLRDLNLTAVRVLPESPGTMSNDSEPIQVLFNKNVVIGKHFSDIRGTINDEIVEVESTVHGMSMEIKIKAKEQQEGELRIEIPEGAIQGLIGEDFNEKIDLQYVLNSNLSIARSNVNTISTIDEIDRSYYHKKISAGTNHSLIINANKQVLEWKNNNSLYDELPTLIEPLANKEIISVSAGESHSLALASDGTVWAWGDNTQGQLGNGTYESRNTPVQVVGENGEGFLNNIVSISAGWDHNLAVTSDGNVFAWGLNEDGQLGDGGNNWVDSPVPVLVLAAENEGETYLEDVIYADAGAYHSVALKADGTAYFWGNQWKIFGMQIDLPTFIPRLIETDMYNNPIINVKDIQATALNTIILLEDGRMIAKGVNGSGELGNGEGYLVVLEYIYADYETGKVLENIKSFDVAVGRRFSDYAIYISAIDTGGSLYSWGGGLGVPRLVTDGKFTSIGNSHLGGMSFKPDGSLIAWEYNRTSDSFDIRKIGSYKDIRNYEYSPAGLLMKEIISIRGKKYEVSYSYDPNGNMLSKKLTQIE, from the coding sequence ATGAAAAATAAATTTATTTATTTGCTTTCATTAGCTGTCATGTTGTCAATAATTACAGTAGCTTGTGCAAAGCCATTACTAACTGAGAAACAAAGTACAAAGTTTACTAGTCCTACGAAAAATGAAACATTATCGGAAAAAGTTGTAAGTAATAATGATAACTCTCTAAAAGTCTTAGGAATGATGCCACAAGATGATGAAGTAAATATGAGAGCTAAAAGTTTTATTGTTATTATTTTTAATAAAGAATTATTGCTGAAAGACTCTGAACTAATATCTGTTACAAGTAACGGAACTGTAATAGAAACCATGAAAGCAGTAGAAGGGAATAAGTTATTGATTGATCCAACAACAAGCTTAGGCTCATCGGCTTCTTATAAAGTTACAGTTAAAAGAGAGAGTGTTAGTTCTAAAGCCAATGAATATTTGGAACAGGATTATGAGAATTTCTTTACAACGGAGTTACTTCGTGACCTGAATTTAACAGCGGTAAGAGTACTGCCAGAGTCTCCAGGCACCATGTCAAATGATTCTGAGCCTATACAAGTGTTATTTAACAAGAACGTTGTTATCGGGAAACATTTTAGTGACATCCGAGGAACCATAAATGATGAGATTGTTGAAGTTGAATCAACAGTACACGGGATGAGTATGGAGATTAAGATTAAGGCCAAAGAACAACAAGAAGGTGAGTTGAGAATTGAGATTCCTGAAGGAGCAATTCAAGGTCTAATAGGAGAAGATTTCAACGAAAAAATTGACCTTCAGTATGTACTAAACTCGAATCTATCAATTGCACGAAGCAATGTAAATACAATTTCAACTATAGATGAAATAGATCGTAGTTATTATCATAAAAAGATTTCGGCTGGAACTAATCATTCTTTAATTATTAATGCCAATAAGCAAGTGTTGGAATGGAAGAATAATAATTCATTGTATGATGAACTTCCAACATTAATTGAACCATTGGCGAATAAGGAAATCATTTCAGTAAGTGCAGGAGAAAGTCATTCACTTGCATTAGCATCAGATGGTACTGTATGGGCTTGGGGAGACAATACTCAGGGTCAGTTAGGTAATGGCACATACGAATCTCGAAATACACCAGTTCAAGTAGTTGGAGAAAATGGAGAGGGATTTTTGAATAACATTGTTTCCATAAGTGCAGGTTGGGATCATAATTTAGCTGTTACCTCAGATGGAAACGTTTTTGCATGGGGATTAAATGAGGACGGTCAATTGGGTGATGGTGGTAATAATTGGGTAGATAGTCCCGTTCCTGTACTTGTGTTGGCAGCCGAAAATGAAGGTGAAACTTATCTCGAAGATGTAATCTATGCAGATGCAGGTGCGTATCATTCAGTTGCATTAAAGGCAGACGGAACAGCTTATTTTTGGGGTAATCAGTGGAAAATTTTTGGTATGCAAATTGATCTGCCAACTTTTATACCGAGATTAATTGAAACGGATATGTATAATAATCCGATAATAAATGTTAAAGATATTCAGGCAACCGCACTTAATACAATTATACTTTTAGAAGATGGTAGAATGATTGCCAAAGGTGTAAATGGTTCTGGTGAATTAGGAAATGGGGAAGGTTATTTAGTAGTTCTTGAATATATCTATGCAGATTACGAGACTGGAAAAGTATTGGAAAATATTAAATCTTTTGATGTTGCAGTAGGTCGACGGTTCAGTGACTACGCAATATATATATCCGCAATTGATACGGGAGGTTCTCTCTATAGCTGGGGTGGAGGGTTGGGGGTTCCACGCCTAGTGACAGACGGTAAGTTTACATCAATAGGGAACTCACATCTTGGGGGAATGAGTTTTAAACCGGATGGTTCACTCATTGCATGGGAGTATAACAGAACTTCTGACTCATTTGATATACGTAAAATTGGTTCTTATAAAGATATCCGGAATTATGAGTACTCACCAGCGGGCTTGTTAATGAAGGAGATTATTAGTATTCGTGGCAAAAAGTACGAAGTATCTTACAGCTATGATCCCAATGGAAATATGCTTTCTAAGAAACTAACTCAAATCGAGTAA
- a CDS encoding cobalamin biosynthesis protein CbiX has translation MKPGILVISHGSREVSWVKQVEELVSEATVLFKQYLLGEERSETSMQQHVDASKESPSIPIYASYLELVEGKLIQDGITALEQEGVTHIHVMPLFVSYGSSHIDEIKQAFGFEPVSDFIGDLEPFDVQAHVDFHEPIVDDPEVIVILQQQLQRLSHNPSHEGVLLLGHGSSYDYFYQLWDKGMKQLMDKLSIGVSFAAMDYAPLLPEQSKAHLEQMQALDQVKSVIVLPIFISPGYFTRTLIPSRLSGLDYVYTGETLLPHPEMAKLLYRRFISMCNV, from the coding sequence ATGAAGCCAGGCATATTAGTTATTAGTCATGGTTCGCGTGAAGTCTCTTGGGTAAAGCAAGTTGAGGAACTCGTTAGTGAGGCAACAGTACTATTCAAGCAGTATTTGTTAGGTGAAGAACGTAGCGAGACAAGTATGCAACAACATGTAGATGCAAGCAAAGAGAGTCCGTCTATTCCAATATATGCATCTTATTTGGAATTGGTAGAAGGAAAACTTATACAAGACGGCATAACTGCATTGGAACAAGAAGGTGTTACACATATTCATGTAATGCCTTTATTTGTTTCATATGGTAGTTCACATATAGATGAAATTAAGCAAGCATTCGGATTTGAACCCGTGTCTGATTTTATTGGGGATTTGGAGCCATTTGACGTACAAGCACATGTGGATTTTCATGAACCGATTGTCGATGATCCTGAGGTTATTGTTATTTTGCAGCAACAACTGCAAAGGTTGAGTCATAATCCAAGTCATGAGGGCGTATTACTACTAGGTCATGGTAGTAGCTATGATTACTTCTATCAGCTATGGGATAAGGGTATGAAGCAGCTAATGGATAAACTAAGTATCGGTGTTTCCTTTGCGGCAATGGATTATGCGCCATTATTACCAGAGCAGTCCAAAGCACATTTAGAACAAATGCAAGCACTGGACCAAGTGAAATCAGTTATTGTATTACCGATTTTTATTAGCCCTGGTTATTTCACACGAACTTTGATTCCTTCACGTCTATCTGGGCTAGACTATGTATATACAGGTGAAACATTATTGCCACATCCTGAGATGGCAAAGTTATTATATAGAAGGTTTATTAGTATGTGTAACGTGTGA
- a CDS encoding DUF3048 domain-containing protein translates to MRKFRSWKLSVLVLLAISVVGCGNGSEGSVINVPPAVTSPTEVTPTPEILEPAFNAPFTGMGLEVDAKDAPIVVLINNLAPARPQSGLSQADVIWEVLAEGGITRLVALFQSTTENEFDIGPVRSNRPYFIDLAGSYGAIIAHAGASNDAYAIFQGQKKSYLDEISNAGSYFWRSKERKAPHNLYTNLGKLREGANKKSYQTELLVAGYTFDQQNTKPQVGTIKQLEVNFQLKGYRLGYQYDDAKGTYLRSINDEPHIDKNNDEQLSTTNLIFIQAEHKVLDNEGRLSVDLQSGGDALIINHGNKIEGNWIRAEDGMIRFLQNGAEITLAQGKSVIHIIPTGKAITEHVKWE, encoded by the coding sequence ATGAGGAAGTTCCGCTCATGGAAGTTAAGCGTATTAGTATTGCTAGCAATTAGTGTTGTCGGTTGTGGTAATGGTTCTGAAGGATCAGTAATAAATGTTCCCCCTGCTGTTACGAGTCCAACTGAAGTTACCCCAACACCAGAAATACTAGAGCCTGCTTTTAACGCGCCATTTACGGGTATGGGGTTAGAAGTGGATGCAAAGGATGCTCCAATTGTCGTACTCATTAACAATCTTGCTCCAGCTAGACCACAAAGTGGCTTAAGTCAAGCAGATGTCATCTGGGAAGTGCTAGCTGAAGGTGGAATTACAAGACTAGTAGCACTATTCCAAAGTACAACAGAAAATGAATTTGATATTGGTCCTGTAAGAAGTAATCGTCCATATTTTATTGATCTAGCGGGCAGTTATGGTGCAATTATTGCCCATGCTGGTGCAAGCAATGATGCTTATGCCATTTTTCAAGGACAAAAAAAGTCTTACTTAGATGAAATTTCGAATGCTGGATCTTATTTCTGGAGAAGCAAAGAGCGTAAAGCTCCGCATAATTTATATACGAATCTTGGAAAACTTAGAGAAGGCGCAAACAAAAAATCATATCAAACGGAACTTCTCGTAGCTGGTTATACATTCGATCAACAGAATACAAAACCCCAAGTGGGAACTATTAAGCAATTAGAAGTGAATTTCCAATTAAAAGGATATCGTTTAGGGTATCAATATGATGATGCCAAAGGTACATATTTACGTAGCATTAATGACGAGCCTCACATCGATAAAAATAATGACGAACAATTATCTACAACAAATCTAATTTTTATTCAGGCTGAGCATAAAGTACTCGATAATGAAGGTAGACTTTCTGTTGATCTACAAAGTGGTGGTGATGCTCTTATTATTAATCATGGTAATAAAATAGAAGGAAATTGGATTAGAGCAGAGGATGGTATGATTCGTTTTCTTCAAAACGGAGCAGAGATCACTCTAGCTCAAGGGAAGAGTGTTATCCATATAATACCAACAGGGAAAGCAATTACTGAACACGTCAAATGGGAATAG